A single genomic interval of Pomacea canaliculata isolate SZHN2017 linkage group LG5, ASM307304v1, whole genome shotgun sequence harbors:
- the LOC112565284 gene encoding uncharacterized protein LOC112565284, protein MPAAAVSVNSLRGRRPGTSCSLRRTSARQKSGDKLKENGNPRTDDASQGHEIELLEYEWPDLPPLPALKDAVTRSRVSFGISYLLPVDKGRNSINNHFRTDLRAMFQEPYASDDLRYDDGRVKLSAAVHFLCNTSATKWTRRHLQSVPVILNAESEKARQLYCRSAPSSGVASQRMGIDPLKLRTRSNLFRPLKAAVPPELIKLRKEVEEIVRSVQEEVEALEEQKIAATQPAALVPSRDQDPSAPEAGGNRVQAEACAVIVDKDGSVGAIPESTKQVSQTSPGKYETYEILKAAKPPKPLLPDSIKSQYLSAEKSQDIWEWLHHGEEQSDFDFFLSVCG, encoded by the coding sequence ATGCCAGCCGCAGCAGTCTCGGTCAACAGCCTTCGGGGACGCAGACCAGGGACCAGCTGCTCCCTGCGGAGAACGAGCGCTAGGCAGAAGTCTGGAGATAAACTGAAAGAGAATGGAAATCCTAGAACAGACGATGCAAGCCAAGGGCATGAGATCGAGCTGCTGGAGTACGAGTGGCCGGACTTGCCGCCACTGCCAGCCCTGAAGGACGCCGTCACGCGCAGCCGCGTTAGCTTTGGCATCAGCTATCTGCTTCCGGTGGACAAAGGGCGTAACTCCATCAACAACCACTTCCGGACGGACCTGCGTGCCATGTTCCAGGAGCCGTACGCCAGCGATGACCTGCGCTACGACGACGGCCGCGTGAAGCTGAGCGCCGCAGTGCACTTCCTCTGCAACACCAGCGCCACCAAGTGGACGCGTCGCCACTTGCAGTCAGTTCCTGTCATCCTTAACGCAGAATCTGAGAAGGCGCGGCAACTGTATTGCCGTTCTGCGCCCTCTAGCGGCGTGGCCAGTCAACGCATGGGCATCGACCCACTGAAGCTGCGCACGCGCTCTAACCTCTTCCGGCCGCTGAAGGCTGCCGTGCCGCCCGAACTGATCAAGCTTCGCAAGGAGGTGGAGGAGATCGTCAGGTCGGTTCAGGAGGAGGTCGAAGCCCTAGAGGAGCAGAAGATTGCTGCCACCCAACCAGCAGCCCTCGTTCCGTCTCGCGATCAGGACCCCTCCGCGCCAGAAGCGGGTGGCAATAGGGTCCAAGCAGAAGCATGTGCAGTCATCGTCGACAAAGATGGAAGCGTCGGTGCCATCCCTGAAAGCACGAAGCAAGTCTCCCAGACGTCGCCTGGAAAATACGAAACGTACGAGATCTTGAAAGCTGCCAAGCCGCCCAAACCGCTTCTACCCGACAGCATCAAGTCCCAGTATCTGAGCGCGGAGAAGAGTCAGGATATTTGGGAATGGCTGCACCATGGGGAAGAGCAGAGCGACTTCGActtctttttgtctgtgtgtgggtga